A genomic segment from Cyanobium sp. NIES-981 encodes:
- a CDS encoding DUF1643 domain-containing protein, with the protein MGRQDIRGKARFSPCGRYRWWLRRCWDPALPPLLFLGCNPSRADGRRDDPTLRRLVGLARGWGFGALEVLNLYARITPAPALLRRLPQPVGGANDLWLGRRLALLPQAPVWVGWGAAGSWSGRRLLQLVPLLQSRALLAVGQTAGGHPRHPLYVPATAVLEPWSWRIPKALGHPGHT; encoded by the coding sequence ATGGGCAGGCAGGACATCCGGGGCAAGGCCCGCTTCAGCCCCTGCGGCCGCTACCGCTGGTGGCTGCGGCGCTGCTGGGATCCGGCCCTGCCGCCCCTGCTGTTCCTGGGCTGCAACCCCTCCCGGGCCGATGGCCGCCGCGACGATCCCACCCTGCGGCGCCTGGTGGGGCTGGCCCGGGGCTGGGGTTTCGGTGCCCTGGAGGTGCTCAACCTCTACGCCCGCATCACCCCCGCCCCGGCCCTGCTGCGGCGGCTGCCGCAGCCGGTGGGCGGCGCCAACGACCTGTGGCTTGGGCGGCGGCTGGCCCTGCTGCCCCAGGCGCCCGTGTGGGTGGGCTGGGGCGCTGCCGGCAGCTGGAGCGGCCGGCGGCTGCTGCAGCTCGTGCCCCTGCTGCAGTCCCGCGCCCTGCTGGCCGTCGGGCAGACGGCCGGCGGTCACCCCCGCCATCCCCTCTACGTGCCCGCCACGGCGGTGCTGGAGCCCTGGAGCTGGCGCATTCCGAAGGCGCTGGGCCATCCTGGGCACACCTGA
- a CDS encoding DUF6165 family protein — MAPLVQIPVSVGELIDKITILELKCQHIEGEALAHVQQEHQLLQQVLEQSGLSIPSPLLQQLRAVNAQLWEAEDAIRAHDRALDFGAAFVDTARSIHRLNDRRAALKRAISLACGSPLIEEKVYGAPRPTSPPSSSAPPPFPPPAAP; from the coding sequence ATGGCGCCCTTGGTTCAGATCCCGGTTTCGGTGGGTGAGCTGATCGACAAGATCACTATTCTCGAACTCAAGTGCCAGCACATCGAGGGTGAGGCCCTCGCCCATGTGCAGCAGGAGCACCAGCTGCTGCAGCAGGTGCTGGAGCAGTCCGGCCTCTCCATCCCGAGCCCGTTGCTGCAGCAGCTGCGGGCCGTGAATGCCCAGCTGTGGGAGGCGGAGGATGCCATCCGCGCCCACGACCGGGCCCTGGATTTCGGCGCGGCGTTCGTGGACACCGCCCGCAGCATCCATCGCCTCAACGACCGCCGCGCCGCCCTCAAGCGGGCCATCAGCCTGGCCTGTGGCAGTCCGCTGATCGAAGAGAAGGTGTACGGAGCCCCCCGGCCTACTTCGCCTCCATCCAGTTCGGCCCCACCCCCGTTTCCGCCACCAGCGGCACCGTGA
- the polA gene encoding DNA polymerase I yields the protein MAAAEPNGARPLLLLIDGHSLAFRSFYAFSKGGEGGLSTKGGVPTSVTYGFLKALLDHCKGLEPKGLVVAFDTAEPTFRHDADAAYKAHRDEAPEAFFQDLANLQTILRESLDIPLCMAPGYEADDVLGTLANRAADAGWRVRILSGDRDLFQLVDDSRDIAVLYMGGGPYAKNSGPLEIRREGVISKLGVTPEEVVDLKALTGDSSDNIPGVKGVGPKTAINLLAAYEHLDGIYAALESLEGAGPKARDPKGVLKGALIGRLKDDRDNAFRSRMLAEILVDIPLPQPPRLELGQVDREALRSSLEELELGSLARQVERFAALFSADPPAEPAPADSAKETATATAPPGPPPLQPQLITSPEALAALVQRLLGCTDPAAPVALDTETTALNPFRAELVGLGVAWGEGLAELAYIPIGHQPAAGADLLSEGEPPPPQLPLDQVLTALAPWLASAEHPKTLQNAKYDRLILLRHGLALGGVVMDTLLADYLRDANAKHGLEVLAQRNLGFTPTSYGELVPKGSSFAAVPIEAAARYCGMDVHVTRRLSPLLRHQLEELGPALPALLDQVELPLEPVLAQMEATGIRIDTAYLQELGRELGATLERLEAEAREAAGVDFNLASPKQLGELLFDTLGLERRKSRRTKTGWSTDATVLEKLEDDHPVVPLVLEHRTLSKLKSTYVDALPSLMEPETGRVHTDFNQAVTATGRLSSSNPNLQNIPIRTEFSRRIRKAFLPQEGWSLISADYSQIELRILTHLCGEEVLVEAYRNGDDVHALTARLLLEKEEVTPQERRLGKTINFGVIYGMGAQRFARETGVSQAEAKDFLSRYKQRYPRVFAFLELQERLALSRGYVETILGRRRPFAFDPSGLGRLRGKDPLAIDLEVARRGGLEAQQLRAAANAPIQGSSADIIKLAMVRLQQVLTQQALPARLLLQVHDELVLEAAPDVLDQVRALTRSTMEQAVELTVPLVAETGVGPNWMEAK from the coding sequence GTGGCAGCAGCGGAACCCAACGGCGCCAGGCCGCTGCTGCTGCTGATCGACGGCCACTCCCTGGCCTTCCGCAGCTTCTACGCCTTCAGCAAGGGCGGCGAGGGCGGCCTCAGCACCAAGGGAGGGGTGCCCACCTCGGTGACCTATGGCTTCCTCAAGGCCCTGCTCGACCACTGCAAGGGGCTGGAACCGAAGGGGCTGGTGGTGGCCTTCGACACGGCCGAGCCCACCTTCCGCCACGACGCCGACGCCGCCTACAAGGCCCACCGCGACGAGGCCCCGGAGGCCTTCTTCCAGGACCTGGCCAACCTGCAGACGATCCTGCGCGAGAGCCTCGACATCCCCCTGTGCATGGCGCCGGGCTACGAGGCCGACGACGTGCTCGGCACCCTGGCCAACCGGGCCGCCGACGCCGGCTGGCGGGTGCGCATCCTCTCCGGCGACCGCGACCTGTTCCAGCTGGTGGATGACAGCCGCGACATCGCCGTGCTCTACATGGGCGGCGGCCCCTATGCGAAGAACAGCGGGCCGCTGGAGATCCGCCGCGAGGGGGTGATCAGCAAGCTGGGCGTGACGCCGGAGGAGGTGGTGGACCTCAAGGCCCTCACCGGCGACAGCAGCGACAACATCCCGGGGGTGAAGGGGGTGGGCCCCAAGACCGCGATCAACCTGCTGGCGGCCTACGAGCACCTCGATGGCATCTACGCAGCCCTGGAGAGCCTGGAAGGGGCAGGCCCGAAGGCCAGGGATCCCAAGGGCGTGCTCAAGGGAGCCCTGATCGGCAGGTTGAAGGACGACCGCGACAACGCCTTCCGCTCGCGGATGCTGGCCGAGATCCTGGTGGACATCCCGCTGCCGCAACCGCCGCGGCTGGAGCTGGGACAGGTGGATCGCGAAGCCCTGCGCAGCAGCCTCGAGGAGCTGGAGCTGGGCAGCCTGGCCCGCCAGGTGGAGCGGTTCGCCGCCCTGTTCTCGGCGGACCCCCCGGCGGAGCCGGCCCCCGCTGATTCCGCCAAGGAGACCGCCACCGCAACCGCCCCCCCGGGCCCTCCGCCCCTGCAGCCCCAGCTGATCACCAGCCCCGAAGCCCTGGCCGCGCTGGTGCAGCGGCTGCTGGGCTGCACCGATCCGGCGGCGCCGGTGGCGCTCGACACCGAGACCACGGCACTCAATCCCTTCCGGGCGGAGCTGGTGGGCCTTGGCGTGGCCTGGGGCGAGGGGCTGGCCGAGCTGGCCTACATCCCCATCGGTCACCAGCCGGCGGCAGGGGCCGACCTGCTCAGCGAAGGCGAGCCGCCGCCCCCGCAGCTCCCCCTCGATCAGGTGCTCACGGCGCTGGCCCCCTGGCTGGCCAGTGCCGAGCACCCCAAGACGCTGCAGAACGCCAAGTACGACCGGCTGATCCTGCTGCGCCATGGCCTCGCGCTGGGCGGTGTGGTGATGGACACCCTGCTGGCCGACTATCTGCGCGATGCCAACGCCAAGCACGGCCTGGAGGTGCTGGCCCAGCGCAACCTCGGCTTCACGCCCACCAGCTACGGCGAGCTGGTGCCGAAGGGATCCAGCTTCGCGGCCGTGCCGATCGAGGCGGCCGCGCGGTACTGCGGCATGGATGTGCACGTGACCCGCCGGCTGAGCCCGCTGCTGCGCCACCAGCTCGAAGAGCTGGGTCCGGCCCTGCCGGCGCTGCTCGATCAGGTGGAGCTGCCGCTGGAGCCGGTGCTGGCCCAGATGGAGGCCACGGGCATCCGCATCGACACGGCCTACCTGCAGGAGCTGGGCCGGGAGCTGGGGGCCACCCTGGAGCGGCTGGAGGCCGAAGCCCGCGAGGCTGCGGGGGTGGACTTCAACCTGGCCAGCCCCAAGCAGCTGGGGGAGCTGCTGTTCGACACCCTGGGGCTCGAGCGCAGGAAATCCCGCCGCACCAAGACCGGCTGGAGCACCGATGCCACCGTGCTGGAGAAGCTGGAGGACGACCACCCGGTGGTGCCGCTGGTGCTGGAGCACCGCACCCTCAGCAAGCTGAAGAGCACCTACGTGGATGCGCTGCCCAGCCTGATGGAGCCGGAAACCGGGCGGGTGCACACCGATTTCAACCAGGCGGTGACGGCCACCGGGCGCCTCTCCAGCAGCAACCCCAACCTGCAGAACATTCCCATCCGCACGGAGTTCTCCCGGCGGATCCGCAAGGCCTTCCTGCCGCAGGAGGGCTGGAGCCTGATCAGCGCCGACTACTCCCAGATCGAGCTGCGCATCCTCACCCACCTGTGCGGCGAGGAGGTGCTGGTGGAGGCCTACCGCAACGGCGACGACGTGCATGCCCTCACCGCCCGGCTGCTGCTGGAGAAGGAGGAGGTGACCCCACAGGAGCGGCGGCTGGGCAAGACGATCAATTTCGGGGTGATCTACGGCATGGGCGCCCAGCGGTTCGCCCGTGAAACGGGCGTCAGCCAGGCCGAAGCCAAGGACTTTCTCAGCCGCTACAAGCAGCGCTATCCCCGGGTGTTCGCCTTTCTGGAGCTGCAGGAGCGGCTGGCCCTCAGCCGGGGCTACGTGGAGACGATCCTGGGGCGGCGCCGGCCCTTCGCCTTCGATCCGAGCGGCCTGGGACGTCTCCGCGGCAAGGATCCGCTGGCGATCGATCTGGAGGTGGCCCGCCGCGGCGGCCTCGAGGCCCAGCAGCTGCGCGCCGCCGCCAACGCCCCGATCCAGGGCTCCAGCGCCGACATCATCAAGCTGGCCATGGTGCGGCTGCAGCAGGTGCTCACCCAGCAGGCCCTGCCGGCGCGGCTGCTGCTGCAGGTGCACGATGAATTGGTGCTGGAGGCAGCTCCGGACGTCCTGGACCAGGTGCGCGCCCTGACGCGCAGCACCATGGAGCAGGCGGTGGAGCTCACGGTGCCGCTGGTGGCGGAAACGGGGGTGGGGCCGAACTGGATGGAGGCGAAGTAG
- a CDS encoding cation:proton antiporter: MTPERLGLLWGVTVFAGAIAQALAWLTGLPGVVLLLSAGLLIGRAGLGLVEPLDLGDGLETVVGLFVSLVLFDGGLNLRLPADGTRQAVLRITGVRLLVALVGGLLLAHGLAGLDWPLAAVFSAIVLATGPTVVNPLVRQIGLRAPLGEVLEGEGLVLEPIGAVLALLLLELVLGNLHGWRELALGLLLRLGGGVLLGAAAGGLLSVVLQRLPVEPRTEPLRLQLTLGTLFLMFTGAEQVLAESGLPAAVAAGVVVGRRLESEAAELDALIRQLAQLAITMLFPLLAADVSFAQLSPLGWGGVACVLALMLVVRPLAISLATWGMGFSLQQQTLLSWLAPRGIVTAAVASLFAIRLEQAGVVGAGRLQGLVFLTILLTVGLQGLSAGPLAGWLGLIQEADGEPAAEGSEAAADPAAIVAAAVEQQPGGE; the protein is encoded by the coding sequence ATGACCCCTGAGCGGCTCGGACTGCTCTGGGGGGTCACGGTCTTTGCCGGAGCCATCGCCCAGGCTCTGGCCTGGCTCACCGGCCTGCCCGGGGTGGTGCTGCTGCTCAGTGCCGGCCTGCTGATCGGCCGGGCCGGCCTGGGCCTGGTGGAGCCCCTCGACCTGGGCGACGGGCTCGAGACCGTGGTGGGCCTGTTCGTGAGCCTGGTGCTGTTCGACGGCGGCCTCAACCTGCGGCTGCCCGCCGATGGCACCCGCCAGGCGGTGCTGCGCATCACCGGGGTGAGGCTGCTGGTGGCCCTGGTGGGGGGGCTGCTGCTGGCCCATGGCCTGGCGGGCCTCGACTGGCCGCTGGCGGCGGTGTTCAGCGCCATCGTGCTGGCCACCGGTCCCACGGTGGTGAACCCGCTGGTGCGCCAGATCGGGCTGCGGGCTCCCCTGGGGGAGGTGCTGGAGGGGGAGGGGCTCGTGCTGGAGCCGATCGGTGCCGTGCTGGCCCTGCTGCTGCTCGAGCTGGTGCTGGGCAACCTGCATGGCTGGCGGGAGCTGGCCCTGGGCCTCCTGCTGCGCCTGGGGGGCGGCGTGCTGCTCGGTGCCGCCGCCGGCGGGCTCCTGTCGGTGGTGCTGCAGCGCCTGCCGGTGGAGCCGCGCACCGAACCCCTGCGGCTCCAGCTCACCCTCGGCACCCTGTTCCTGATGTTCACCGGCGCCGAGCAGGTGCTGGCGGAGTCGGGCCTGCCGGCGGCGGTGGCCGCCGGCGTGGTGGTGGGCCGGCGGCTGGAGAGCGAGGCCGCCGAGCTCGATGCCCTGATCCGCCAGCTGGCCCAGCTGGCGATCACCATGCTGTTCCCCCTGCTGGCCGCCGACGTGAGCTTCGCCCAGCTCAGCCCGCTCGGCTGGGGCGGCGTGGCCTGTGTGCTGGCCCTGATGCTGGTGGTGCGTCCGCTGGCGATCAGCCTCGCCACCTGGGGCATGGGCTTCTCGCTGCAGCAGCAGACCCTGCTGAGCTGGCTGGCCCCCCGGGGCATCGTGACCGCCGCCGTGGCGAGCCTCTTCGCCATCCGGCTGGAGCAGGCCGGGGTGGTGGGGGCCGGCCGGCTTCAGGGCCTGGTGTTTCTCACCATCCTGCTCACGGTGGGGCTGCAGGGGCTGAGTGCCGGGCCCCTGGCCGGCTGGCTGGGGCTGATCCAGGAGGCCGACGGCGAGCCCGCCGCGGAGGGCTCAGAGGCAGCGGCTGATCCGGCCGCGATCGTCGCCGCTGCGGTGGAGCAGCAGCCAGGTGGCGAGTAG